A portion of the Francisella uliginis genome contains these proteins:
- a CDS encoding efflux RND transporter permease subunit, whose translation MRLIDIFIRRPVLSLSISFMIIVVGVGSFFGLQIRQYPYIDSATITVTTSYPGANPATIQAFVTRPIESAVGSSKGIDYMTSESALGTSTITVYVKLGYNSNDVLSEVVQNVNSVLNKLPKDAYSPAIKLNPADNFPSLILAFTSKTMSTSEISAYINSELTPKLLAQGGLSEIDVWGNKPYAMRIYPNKSRMAEYGITPGELSQAIESNSLVSAGGQIQGPYLNYTLNPETSMSKAQDYENLIIKKSDNQVVRLKDVAKVELGAQDYNSSVYFDGKNAVLAGAVVSPEENPLSVVANLVKELPNIKAALPNGLDVNIAYNSTLYIESSIEEVIHTLVEAIIIVSVVMFLFLGSLRAIVVPVIAIPLSIIGSFFLMSMMGFSINLLTLLAMILAIGLVVDDAIVVLENIYRHIEEGMDPFPAAIKGAREIANPVILMTLTLLVVYAPIGMMGGFTGQLFTEFAYSLAGAVLISGVVAYTLSPMMCSKVLNRQMMSTKLVKFVDSVFSKLTAKYKALLIFVLDIKPAIAIMGVIVLISCFIMGTGIKSELAPTEDQGFIAVMGQTPSSANINYLEAFGKELNKSLDEIPGKQDTFILNGVMGSNVIFGGFIMQPWDDRKILQQKAANLIQSKVTELPGIQTYVQQMPSLPGIPRGAPISIVIQSVNDYEAINDITNKVIDKMMKSGLFVFAQSDLKFDNPIVDIDIDREKAGILGITMADIAKTLGSSYAGGYINYFFLRGYSFQVIPQLARNEMLTQEQLGNIFIRSDDASDLFNSEVPLSALMTFKTKGQPLTQNTFQQLNSATISAVMSPGVTQGQAIDYVKSAVRDELPAGFSYNFSGSARQYVENGSTMMVAFAFAIVLIFLALSAQFESFRDSLVILVTIPMAISGALIPLYFGQYIGANWASLNIYTQLGLVTLIGLISKQGIMVVEFANHLQKHERLNKYDAIVTSSSQRLRPILMTVSAMVVGVIPLVTSSGAGAVSRNCIGVVISSGLVVGAIFSLFVLPVVYMYIASDKSKSVELDIEQQKIVDELSENDSSH comes from the coding sequence ATGCGTCTTATTGATATTTTCATAAGAAGACCTGTCTTATCTCTTTCAATCAGTTTTATGATTATTGTTGTTGGAGTCGGCTCATTTTTTGGTCTTCAAATCAGACAATACCCTTATATCGATAGTGCAACTATTACAGTTACCACTTCATACCCTGGTGCAAACCCAGCAACAATTCAGGCATTTGTAACTAGACCAATAGAATCAGCTGTTGGTTCATCAAAAGGTATCGACTACATGACATCTGAGTCGGCTTTAGGAACTAGTACAATTACTGTATATGTTAAACTTGGCTATAACTCTAACGATGTTTTATCTGAAGTTGTACAAAACGTAAACTCAGTACTTAACAAACTCCCAAAAGATGCTTACTCTCCTGCAATTAAGTTAAATCCAGCAGATAACTTCCCCTCATTAATTCTTGCTTTCACGAGTAAAACAATGAGTACTTCAGAAATATCAGCTTATATAAATTCTGAGTTAACACCAAAACTACTTGCCCAAGGCGGATTATCAGAAATAGATGTATGGGGTAATAAACCTTATGCAATGCGTATATATCCAAATAAATCACGTATGGCGGAATATGGCATAACTCCTGGCGAGCTATCTCAGGCAATTGAATCCAATAGTTTAGTTTCAGCTGGTGGTCAAATACAGGGGCCATATCTAAATTACACATTAAATCCTGAAACAAGTATGTCTAAGGCTCAGGACTATGAGAACCTTATTATCAAAAAAAGTGATAATCAAGTCGTTAGACTAAAAGATGTCGCAAAAGTAGAGCTAGGTGCTCAAGACTATAACTCATCAGTATACTTTGATGGTAAAAACGCTGTACTTGCAGGTGCTGTAGTTTCACCTGAAGAAAACCCCCTTTCAGTAGTTGCCAACCTTGTAAAAGAGTTGCCTAATATTAAAGCAGCCTTACCAAATGGCTTAGATGTTAATATTGCTTATAATAGTACATTATATATTGAAAGCTCAATTGAAGAAGTTATTCACACCCTTGTTGAAGCAATTATTATCGTATCTGTCGTGATGTTCCTATTTTTGGGATCATTAAGAGCAATTGTTGTACCTGTAATAGCTATTCCTTTATCAATTATAGGCTCCTTTTTCTTAATGAGTATGATGGGATTCTCGATAAATCTTTTAACCTTATTAGCAATGATTCTTGCCATAGGTTTGGTAGTTGATGATGCTATTGTTGTACTTGAGAACATTTATCGTCACATTGAAGAAGGAATGGATCCTTTCCCAGCAGCTATCAAAGGTGCTAGAGAGATTGCTAACCCTGTAATATTGATGACTCTGACCCTATTAGTCGTATATGCCCCTATTGGAATGATGGGTGGTTTTACAGGCCAATTATTTACTGAGTTTGCTTATTCACTTGCTGGCGCTGTACTCATATCTGGTGTAGTTGCCTACACACTATCTCCAATGATGTGTTCAAAAGTACTTAATCGCCAAATGATGAGCACTAAATTAGTAAAATTTGTAGATTCAGTATTTAGTAAATTAACTGCAAAATATAAGGCTTTACTTATATTTGTTTTAGATATAAAGCCAGCTATTGCTATTATGGGAGTTATCGTTCTTATTAGCTGTTTCATAATGGGTACAGGCATAAAGTCAGAACTGGCTCCGACTGAAGATCAAGGGTTTATCGCAGTAATGGGTCAAACACCTTCCTCTGCGAATATTAACTATTTAGAAGCCTTTGGTAAAGAACTAAACAAATCTCTAGATGAAATACCTGGTAAGCAAGATACTTTTATCCTAAATGGTGTAATGGGTTCTAATGTAATCTTTGGTGGATTTATTATGCAACCTTGGGATGATAGAAAAATTTTACAGCAAAAAGCAGCTAATTTAATACAATCTAAGGTGACTGAATTACCAGGTATACAAACATATGTACAACAAATGCCTTCTCTACCAGGAATTCCTCGAGGAGCTCCAATTTCTATAGTTATTCAAAGTGTTAATGATTATGAAGCTATAAATGATATAACTAATAAAGTGATTGATAAAATGATGAAGAGTGGGTTATTTGTTTTTGCACAAAGTGACCTTAAATTTGATAACCCTATTGTTGATATAGACATAGATCGTGAAAAAGCGGGAATCTTAGGAATCACAATGGCTGATATCGCCAAAACACTTGGTTCGTCATATGCTGGTGGCTATATAAATTATTTCTTCCTTAGAGGCTATAGTTTCCAAGTAATTCCTCAGTTAGCTAGAAATGAGATGTTAACGCAAGAGCAACTAGGAAATATCTTTATCCGCTCAGATGATGCTTCAGACCTATTTAACTCTGAAGTTCCACTATCAGCATTAATGACATTTAAAACAAAAGGTCAACCACTAACACAAAATACTTTCCAACAACTAAACTCTGCTACTATCTCTGCCGTTATGTCACCTGGTGTTACCCAAGGACAGGCTATTGACTATGTTAAAAGTGCTGTTAGAGATGAACTTCCTGCAGGATTCTCATACAACTTCTCTGGCTCAGCTCGTCAATATGTCGAAAATGGTAGTACTATGATGGTAGCTTTTGCTTTTGCAATTGTACTAATTTTCTTAGCATTATCTGCTCAGTTTGAAAGCTTTAGAGATTCATTAGTTATTTTAGTAACTATTCCAATGGCTATTTCAGGAGCCTTGATACCATTATATTTTGGACAATATATTGGTGCGAACTGGGCCTCACTGAACATCTACACCCAACTTGGTCTAGTAACACTAATAGGGTTAATATCAAAACAAGGTATTATGGTTGTTGAGTTTGCTAACCATTTACAAAAGCATGAAAGATTAAACAAATATGATGCAATTGTTACATCATCATCTCAACGTCTAAGACCAATATTAATGACTGTGTCAGCTATGGTTGTTGGTGTAATACCTCTTGTTACCTCTTCTGGCGCTGGTGCAGTAAGTAGAAACTGTATCGGTGTTGTTATTTCAAGTGGTCTAGTTGTTGGGGCGATTTTCTCACTATTTGTACTGCCTGTTGTTTATATGTATATCGCTAGTGATAAATCAAAATCTGTTGAGCTAGATATCGAACAGCAAAAAATAGTTGATGAACTTAGCGAAAACGACTCAAGCCACTAA
- a CDS encoding efflux RND transporter periplasmic adaptor subunit has translation MDFKKTFEKIKQKINANRKNYAIFSVIVAVIAWLILGKLGLTLAIVYFIFQIKKIRTLLAKLQNKNVASVVVVLATLLIFGGIFGFAEFVQSMIKKGMASYVAQPVAVTSTVVKKSDWQQVINTIGEAQAIQSTQISSQSGGIVSEINFKSGQEVKKGDLLFKLDTSQLKANLEEALSKLKLAKITTDRYNKLVEQRATSKETADKANADYLAALAQVQNIESQIGFKEVKAPFDGKIGIRNISLGQYFNNGDNAATLTKIDPIFITFSVPQNKVSLIEMGQNINFYSDSYPGKKFTAKITAINSFINDSNRSIMVQATYKNPKHQIVPGMFLTVHVNLPIKKDSIVIPRNAISYSLYGESVFTLKPVLDKDGKKEKVSYTSTAEGGMKTVTLDKTLYKVGQNNIKVIETRNNLALVEGLKPGTTIVTSGQNKVHKGSDAMLNNSVKLDNNIYKQGM, from the coding sequence GTGGACTTCAAAAAAACTTTTGAAAAAATTAAACAAAAAATTAACGCTAATAGAAAAAACTACGCTATTTTCAGTGTAATAGTCGCGGTAATTGCGTGGCTAATCTTAGGAAAATTAGGTTTAACTTTAGCAATTGTTTATTTCATATTCCAAATAAAAAAAATTAGGACACTACTGGCTAAGTTACAAAATAAAAATGTAGCCTCAGTAGTGGTGGTTCTAGCAACATTACTAATATTTGGAGGAATCTTCGGTTTTGCAGAATTTGTACAAAGCATGATCAAAAAAGGCATGGCTTCGTATGTAGCTCAACCCGTTGCTGTTACATCAACAGTTGTCAAAAAGTCAGACTGGCAACAAGTTATTAATACTATTGGTGAAGCTCAAGCAATTCAATCAACGCAAATTTCATCACAATCTGGCGGTATAGTTAGCGAGATTAATTTCAAAAGTGGTCAAGAAGTAAAAAAAGGCGACTTACTCTTCAAGCTAGATACTAGTCAATTAAAAGCAAATTTAGAAGAAGCCCTTTCAAAACTAAAACTTGCCAAGATTACTACAGATCGTTATAACAAACTTGTAGAGCAAAGAGCTACATCAAAAGAAACAGCAGATAAAGCCAATGCAGACTATTTAGCAGCTTTAGCACAAGTACAAAACATTGAGTCTCAAATTGGCTTCAAAGAAGTCAAAGCGCCTTTTGATGGTAAAATAGGTATTAGAAATATAAGTTTAGGGCAATATTTTAATAATGGTGATAATGCTGCGACACTTACAAAAATAGATCCTATTTTTATCACATTCTCTGTACCTCAAAACAAAGTTAGCCTAATAGAGATGGGACAAAATATTAACTTCTATTCTGACTCATATCCTGGTAAAAAATTTACCGCAAAGATAACCGCTATTAACTCTTTCATTAATGATTCAAATAGATCAATAATGGTGCAAGCAACATATAAAAACCCTAAACACCAGATTGTTCCTGGGATGTTTTTGACAGTACATGTAAATCTACCAATAAAGAAAGACTCTATTGTAATCCCAAGAAATGCAATATCGTATAGCTTATATGGTGAATCTGTATTTACTTTAAAACCTGTTTTAGACAAAGATGGTAAAAAAGAAAAAGTCTCATACACATCTACAGCAGAAGGCGGTATGAAAACTGTTACTTTAGATAAAACCCTATATAAAGTTGGACAAAATAATATTAAAGTTATAGAAACAAGAAATAACCTAGCCTTAGTTGAAGGTTTAAAACCTGGCACAACAATAGTTACTTCAGGACAAAACAAGGTCCACAAAGGAAGTGATGCTATGCTAAACAACAGCGTAAAATTAGACAATAATATATATAAGCAAGGAATGTAA